A single Aquisalimonas asiatica DNA region contains:
- a CDS encoding outer membrane protein assembly factor BamD, translating to MSRLSLALVITLAIVLAGCGGRGGSPDVSDPMQRGAEDSRQDERSAEELYESARSAMDRGDYRTAAERLENLQARYPFGPYSRQAQLDLIYAYFQAREMGSAINAADRFMRLNPQDEQVAYARYMRGRANLDRGNDFLTRTFDIDRRTRDPNAIREAYADFLQVVDNYPDSEYADDAEERMVILRQHLAHYEMYVAGYYMKRGAYVAAANRAQNVIQNFQGTPSVRDALVVLAEAYGELELADLQADVVRVLEMNYPDHPALQDTLFSPGLGDAAAAENEQDS from the coding sequence ATGTCCCGACTGTCCCTCGCACTAGTGATCACTCTCGCCATCGTCCTGGCCGGCTGCGGCGGCCGCGGTGGCAGTCCGGATGTCTCGGACCCGATGCAGCGCGGCGCCGAAGACAGCCGCCAGGACGAGCGCTCCGCGGAGGAGCTGTACGAGTCGGCCCGCAGCGCCATGGACCGCGGCGACTACCGCACGGCCGCCGAGCGTCTGGAGAACCTGCAGGCGCGCTACCCGTTCGGACCGTACTCCCGCCAGGCGCAGCTGGACCTGATCTACGCCTACTTCCAGGCGCGCGAAATGGGCTCGGCCATCAATGCGGCGGACCGCTTCATGCGGCTCAACCCGCAGGACGAGCAGGTCGCCTACGCACGCTACATGCGCGGACGCGCCAATCTCGACCGCGGCAACGACTTCCTCACCCGCACCTTCGACATCGACCGCCGCACCCGTGACCCGAACGCCATTCGCGAGGCGTACGCGGACTTCCTGCAGGTGGTGGACAACTACCCGGACAGCGAATACGCCGACGATGCGGAAGAGCGCATGGTCATCCTGCGCCAGCACCTGGCGCACTACGAAATGTACGTGGCGGGGTATTACATGAAACGCGGCGCCTACGTGGCCGCCGCGAACCGGGCGCAGAACGTCATCCAGAATTTCCAGGGCACGCCGTCGGTCCGTGACGCCCTGGTCGTGCTCGCCGAGGCTTACGGCGAGCTGGAGCTGGCCGACCTCCAGGCCGACGTGGTGCGGGTGCTGGAGATGAACTACCCGGACCATCCCGCACTGCAGGACACCCTCTTCTCGCCCGGGCTGGGCGACGCCGCCGCCGCAGAGAACGAGCAGGATTCGTAG
- a CDS encoding P-II family nitrogen regulator: MKKIEAVIKPFKLDDVRESLSDIGITGMTVTEVKGFGRQKGHTELYRGAEYVVDFLPKMRVELVVGDDQVDRCVEAIIGAAKTGKIGDGKIFVTPVDRVLRIRTGEEDEEAI, from the coding sequence ATGAAAAAGATCGAAGCCGTGATCAAGCCGTTCAAGCTTGACGATGTGCGCGAGTCACTCTCGGATATCGGGATCACCGGGATGACCGTGACCGAGGTGAAGGGGTTCGGCCGGCAAAAGGGGCACACGGAGCTCTACCGCGGTGCCGAGTACGTGGTGGATTTTCTGCCCAAGATGCGGGTGGAGCTGGTGGTGGGTGACGATCAGGTGGATCGCTGTGTCGAGGCCATCATCGGTGCCGCCAAGACCGGCAAGATCGGCGATGGCAAGATTTTCGTCACCCCCGTGGACCGCGTGCTGCGCATCCGCACCGGGGAAGAGGACGAGGAAGCGATCTGA
- a CDS encoding NAD+ synthase has translation MSEQLRVAMAQLDTRVGDVSGNVEQVIATALRARDKHHADAVIFPELTLTGYPPEDLLFRPDFIHSIGQALARIRDEVTGVAVVVGFPHHEKGRLYNSAAVLQDGMVLGVYHKHHLPNGGVFDDKRYFESGSTPLVVDIAGHRCGVTICEDLWHPGPARWAADEGAQVLFNLNASPFHAGKFADREAVIRARQEEAGLPVVYVNLVGGQDEVVYDGVSVVYGGDGALVARAPAFREALLPVTFIPQGTALVPEPAEVDALPDEDEQVYRALVRGLGDYVNKNGFPGVVLGMSGGIDSAFSAAVAVDALGPDRVHAVMLTSRYTSEESLEDAHACAQMLGVRYSSLNVDTAFQACMDELAPLFGDRPMDTTEENMQSRARGLMLMALSNKFGSMVLATGNKSEYAVGYATLYGDMCGGFAPLKDVYKTEVYRLSGWRNALGRVIPQRIIDKAPSAELRPDQKDEDSLPPYPVLDGILRRYVDEDAALATLIDEGYDDEAVRHVVALLHRNEYKRRQAAPGVKVTRKAFGRERRYPITSGYRPWTG, from the coding sequence ATGTCCGAGCAGCTGCGTGTCGCAATGGCCCAGCTGGATACCCGCGTCGGCGATGTGTCCGGTAACGTGGAGCAGGTGATTGCCACCGCACTCCGCGCCCGCGACAAGCACCACGCCGACGCGGTCATCTTCCCTGAGCTGACCCTCACTGGCTATCCGCCGGAAGATCTCCTGTTCCGGCCCGACTTCATCCACAGCATCGGTCAGGCACTGGCGCGAATCCGGGACGAAGTCACCGGCGTGGCGGTGGTGGTGGGGTTTCCCCATCACGAGAAGGGGCGGCTGTACAACTCCGCTGCGGTCCTCCAGGACGGCATGGTGCTCGGCGTCTATCACAAGCACCATCTGCCGAACGGCGGCGTCTTTGACGACAAGCGTTATTTCGAGTCCGGCAGTACGCCGCTGGTGGTGGACATTGCGGGGCATCGCTGCGGCGTGACCATCTGCGAGGATCTCTGGCATCCGGGGCCGGCCCGCTGGGCGGCCGACGAAGGCGCCCAGGTGCTCTTCAATCTCAATGCCTCCCCCTTCCACGCCGGCAAGTTCGCGGATCGCGAGGCGGTGATCCGGGCCCGTCAGGAAGAAGCAGGGTTGCCGGTGGTCTACGTCAACCTGGTGGGCGGTCAGGATGAAGTGGTCTACGACGGTGTCTCCGTGGTTTACGGCGGCGACGGCGCCCTGGTCGCCCGTGCCCCCGCCTTCCGGGAAGCGCTCCTGCCGGTCACGTTCATCCCGCAGGGGACGGCCCTGGTTCCCGAGCCGGCGGAGGTGGATGCCCTGCCGGACGAGGACGAACAGGTCTACCGCGCCCTGGTGCGGGGCCTGGGTGATTACGTCAACAAGAACGGGTTTCCCGGTGTCGTGCTCGGCATGTCCGGTGGCATCGATTCGGCGTTCAGCGCCGCGGTCGCCGTGGATGCCCTCGGCCCGGACCGGGTGCATGCGGTCATGCTCACCTCCCGCTACACCTCGGAGGAGAGCCTGGAAGATGCCCACGCCTGTGCCCAGATGCTGGGGGTGCGCTACTCGAGCCTGAACGTCGATACTGCGTTCCAGGCCTGCATGGATGAGCTGGCGCCGCTGTTCGGCGACCGGCCCATGGATACCACGGAAGAGAACATGCAGTCCCGCGCCCGTGGGCTGATGCTGATGGCATTGTCCAACAAGTTCGGCTCTATGGTTCTCGCGACGGGCAACAAGAGCGAATACGCGGTCGGGTATGCCACCCTGTACGGCGACATGTGTGGCGGTTTCGCGCCGCTGAAGGACGTCTACAAGACCGAGGTGTACCGCCTGTCCGGCTGGCGCAACGCCCTGGGGCGCGTGATCCCGCAGCGGATCATCGACAAGGCGCCTTCGGCCGAACTGCGGCCGGATCAGAAGGATGAAGACTCCCTGCCGCCCTACCCGGTGCTGGACGGCATTCTGCGGCGCTACGTGGACGAGGACGCCGCGCTGGCCACCCTGATCGACGAAGGGTACGACGATGAGGCCGTTCGGCATGTGGTGGCGCTGTTGCACCGGAACGAATACAAGCGCCGGCAGGCGGCGCCGGGGGTGAAAGTCACGCGCAAGGCCTTCGGGCGGGAGCGCCGCTATCCGATCACTTCCGGTTACCGGCCCTGGACCGGTTAG